Genomic segment of Mycolicibacterium psychrotolerans:
TCCGACGCCACAGCCGATACGAGGACCGAACCGACTTCCGGACGGCCGGATGCCGACGACTGATTTCTGGGAGATCGTCGGCTGGGCTCTTGCCTGTTCGGTACCCGTGGTTCTTGTCGGCGGGGCGGTGATCCGGCTGGCGCGCACGTGGTCGCTCGCGGTCAGCATGGTGGCGCTGGTGCTGATCCCCGTTCTCGCGACGCTGGCCGGCGTGATCGGCGCCAGCGGGTTCATGATCACCGAGACCTTCGAGCGCACCGCGGTCGTCCTGGTGATCGTCTCGGTGGTGGCGATCCCCGCCGCCGTGATGCTGGGTCGCTACCAGGCCCGCCGCACTGTGTGGGAGGCCGAGATCCGCGACTCCGAGCGTGCCGCCGAGCAGTCACGGCGCCGGCTGGTCGCGTTCGTCAGCCACGACCTGCGCACACCGTTGGCCGGCATCCGCGCGGTGTCGGAGGCGATCGCCGACGGCGTCGTCCCCGACGACGAGGTGCGGGTGCACGCCAAGCACATCGAGCACGAGTCGGTGCGGCTGTCGGAGATGGTGGACGACCTGTTCGAGATGTCGAAGATCAACGCGGGCGCGCTGACGCCGTCGTTCGACAAGGTCGCGCTCGACGAGGTGGTCGACGACGTGCTGTCCGCGCACCGGATCGCCGCGGAGCGCGCCGGCGTGCAGTTGCAGGCGAACCTGCCCGAGGAGCCGGTGCGGGTGGTGGGCAGCGACCGCGCACTGGTGCGGGTGCTGTCGAACCTGGTGGCCAACGCGATCGCGCACACGCCCGAGGGCGGCAGAGTCGAGCTGGCGCTGGGCGCCGACGAGAACAGCGCGTGGGCCCGGGTGGACGACACCGGCGTTGGCATCGACGAGGCAGACCTGCCGAGGGTGTTCGACGTGGCCTATCGCGGGTCGAACAGCCGTGTGCCGCGGGCGGATTCGTCGCTGCCGAGCGGGTCGGGGCTCGGGCTGGCGATCGCGGCCGGGCTGGTGCAGGCGCACCGCGGCACGCTGTCGGCGCACAACCTGCCGACCGGCGCACGCTTCGAGGTGCGCCTCCCGCTGGCCAGCGAGTGACTTTCGTTGCCGCGAACGTGCATTCCTTGTAGCGGTCGAGGCTGCGCAGCTACAAGGAATGCACGTTCGCGGCGAAACTCAGCCGGGCAGTGAGTTGCTCAGGCGTTCGGCGGCGGCCAGGTAGTCCTCGATGAACTCGCGCACCACCTCGCGGGCCGGCTTCACCTTGTTCATCAGCCCGACGCCCTGCCCCACGAAGTAGGTGGCCAGCGCCTGCGCGCCCTCGTGGCCCTGAGAGGCCAGCACGTCGATGCGGCGGATCACCGGCTCGCACAGCATCGACTGCAACGGCAGCGGCAGCGGCTGATGCCCGTCGGCACTGGGCTGCCACGCATCGGTCCACTCCGACTTCAGCTGCCGCGACGGCTTGCCGGTGCGGCCCGCCGAGCGCACGGTGTCCCGCGAGGACGCCGCCAGCATCTTGGCGACCGTGTGCGGGGCGGTCTCCGCCTCCTCGGTGGTCAGCCACACCGATCCGGTCCACGCCCCGGCCGCACCCATCGCCACCATGCCCGCCATCTGCCGGCCCGTCACGATGCCGCCGGCCGCCAGCACGGGCACCGCCCCATCGATCGCATCCAACACTTCCGGCACCACCACCAGCGTGCTCACCTCGCCACAGTGCCCGCCGGCTTCGGTGCCCTGCGCGACGATCAGGTCGACGCCCGCCGCGACCTGCTTGACCGCATGCTCCTTGGCGCCGACCAGCGCCGCGACCGGGATGCCGCGCTCCTTGCCGGCCTCGATCATGTAGTCCGGCGGCACCCCGAGAGCATTGGCTATCAGCTTGACAGGGTGCGTCAGCGCGACGTCGAGCAGTTCACGGCCGGTGTTGCCCGACAGCGACGAACCGCCGAGCCGCCGTTCGGGCTCGGGCTCGATGTCGTGGGCGCGCAGCAGGTCGTCGACCAGGTCGCGGTAGCTCTGCGGGATCCGGGCGGCCAGGTCGGAGCCCGACAGCTTCTCGCCCTTGCCCTCGAACTTCGCCGGCACGATGAGGTCCACGCCGTACGGCTTGCCGACCACCGCCTCGTCGATCCAGGCCAGCTCCCGGTCCAGCTGCTCCGGGCTGTACGCGGTGGCCCCGAGCACGCCGAAGCCACCGGCATTGGTCACCGCCGCCACCACGTCCCGGCAGTGGCTGAACGCGAAGAGCGGAAAGTCGATCCCGAACCGGTCGCACAACGCTGAGCTCATGGGCCCAGTATCGCTTGACGGGTGTCAAGAACGCTAGACGCCCCGCAACGGCGCCGTCGCGAACTCCGTCAGCCCGTCGGCCGGATCGATCACGGCGCGGAAGCCGAGCACCCGCTCCGCCTTCGCCGGGTCGGCGACGATGTGCCGCACGTCCCCGCTGCGGTACTGGCCGGTGACCACCGGCGCGACGTCTCCGCGGGCGTCGCACAGTTCGGTGGCGACGTCGAGGATCGACACCGGCCGGCCCGAGCACACATTGAACGCGTCGAACCCGTCGGGGCCCGCCTCCACGGCCGCGACGTTCGCCGCGGCGATGTCGTCGACGTGCACGAAGTCACGCATCTGCCCGCCATCCTCGAAAACCCTTGGCACATCGCCTGCTTCGAGTGCGGACCGGAAGATCGCGGCCACCCCCGAGTACGGGGTGTCGCGCGGCATGCCGGGGCCGTACACGTTGTGATAGCGCAGCGCGACCACGGAACCGCCCGTCGATTCGCTCCACGCCAGCGCGAAGTGCTCCTGGGCGACCTTGCTCGCGGCGTAGAGGCTGCGCGGCCGCAGCGCGGCGTCCTCGCCGACCAGCGCCCAGTCGACCCGCTCCCCGCCCACCGGGCAGCGATGGTCGAACACCCCGGCGTCGAGGTCCTCGCGCCGCCGCGGCTGCGGTTCGACGTCCCCGTGCTCGGGACACACGAAGCGGCCCTGCCCGTAGACGACCATCGATGACGCCAGCACCAGCCGCCGGCATCCGGCGGCGAACATCTCCGCGAGCAGCACCGCGGTGCCCAGATCGTTGTGCGAGGCGTACGACGGCGCGTCCGCGGCATTCACCCCGGCGCCGACCACCGCGGCCTGGTGACACACCACGTCGACGCCCTCGAGCACCCCGGCCACGGCGGCGGCGTCCCGTACGTCGACGCGCGTCACGTCGGCGGGCAGTTGGGCGTCCTGACCGTGCGCGGCGGGCAGCATCGCGTCGACGGCGACGACGTCGTGTCCGGCGTCGGCGAGCCGGGCCCGGATCCGGGTACCGATGAAACCGGCCGCGCCGGTCAGCAGCACCCTCACGGCAGGTCGAACGGCAGCTCGACGCCGTTGTGGGGGAGGCAGTGGGTACAGGTCCGCTCGGAGTCGACGTTGTCGATCGCCTCGTGCACGAGCTGCTTGAACGGCACCAGGTTGCGCTCGAACTCGGCGAACACGTCCACGGCCTTCACGCCCTGCCCGGACTCGATACCGGCGTCCAGATCGGTCACCAAAGCGATTGCGGCGTAGCACATCTCGAGTTCACGCGCGAGGACGGCCTCCGGGTAGCCGGTCATGTTGACCAGGCGGAAACCCTGATCGGCGAACCACCTGCTCTCGGCGCGTGTCGAGAACCGCGGCCCCTGGATCACCACCATCGCGCCACCGTCGACGACGCCGGGCAGCCCGGTCACCGCGTCGCGCAGCGTCGGGCAGTAGGGGTCGGCGAAGCCGACGTGGATGCCGCCCGAGTCGAAGTACGTGTCGGCACGCGCCGAGGTCCGGTCGACGAGTTGATCGGGCACCACCATCGCGCCCGGCCCCAGCGCGGGGTCGAGACTGCCGACCGCGCACGGGCCGAAGATGCGGCGCACCCCCAGCGCGCGCAGCGCCCACATGTTCGCGCGGTACGGCACGGTGTGCGGCGAGAACTCGTGGTTGACGCCATGCCGCGGCAGGAACGCGACCTCATGCCGGCCGACCGTCCCGACGGTGATCGCCGCGCTCGGGGCGCCGTAGGGAGTGTCCAGGCTGACGCTCCTGGCGTCGGGGCCGAAGAAGGAATAGAACCCGCTGCCGCCGATCACTCCCAGCACTCACCCGCTCCTCACGTCCACCGACACTGCGCCCCATTGTGGAGCATCGGTCCGACCCACCGTCCATGACGTTGCTGTGACGCCCGGCGTGGGCCGGTGGGACGGGGGTCCGAAACCGTGCAGGCTGACCGGGACGCTATGCGGCCCCATATGTCGAGACCCCGGACCTGGATCGCGCTGCTCGTCGGCCTCGCGGGGGTGGCGAGCGCCCTCGCCCTCCCCTTCGCGCCCGTCGTCGCGGGGACGACGACCCTCACGTGGCCCGCCCCCGGTCGACCCCCGGTGTCGAGCACCGTCTTGACAGTGCCCTACCGGCCGCAGGAGCTTACGGTGTCGCTGCCGTGTCCAGTCCTGCGCGCAGCGGCCTCTCAGCCGACCGTGGTGACCGTGCTGAGCACAGGCGACGGCGGCCTGACGGTGACCGGCGGCCCCGCCGGCGTGCTGCTGGGCACCGGCGACCGGACGGAGGCGCTGCCGATCCCGTCAGCGCCG
This window contains:
- a CDS encoding sensor histidine kinase, yielding MPTTDFWEIVGWALACSVPVVLVGGAVIRLARTWSLAVSMVALVLIPVLATLAGVIGASGFMITETFERTAVVLVIVSVVAIPAAVMLGRYQARRTVWEAEIRDSERAAEQSRRRLVAFVSHDLRTPLAGIRAVSEAIADGVVPDDEVRVHAKHIEHESVRLSEMVDDLFEMSKINAGALTPSFDKVALDEVVDDVLSAHRIAAERAGVQLQANLPEEPVRVVGSDRALVRVLSNLVANAIAHTPEGGRVELALGADENSAWARVDDTGVGIDEADLPRVFDVAYRGSNSRVPRADSSLPSGSGLGLAIAAGLVQAHRGTLSAHNLPTGARFEVRLPLASE
- a CDS encoding NAD(P)H-dependent flavin oxidoreductase, which codes for MSSALCDRFGIDFPLFAFSHCRDVVAAVTNAGGFGVLGATAYSPEQLDRELAWIDEAVVGKPYGVDLIVPAKFEGKGEKLSGSDLAARIPQSYRDLVDDLLRAHDIEPEPERRLGGSSLSGNTGRELLDVALTHPVKLIANALGVPPDYMIEAGKERGIPVAALVGAKEHAVKQVAAGVDLIVAQGTEAGGHCGEVSTLVVVPEVLDAIDGAVPVLAAGGIVTGRQMAGMVAMGAAGAWTGSVWLTTEEAETAPHTVAKMLAASSRDTVRSAGRTGKPSRQLKSEWTDAWQPSADGHQPLPLPLQSMLCEPVIRRIDVLASQGHEGAQALATYFVGQGVGLMNKVKPAREVVREFIEDYLAAAERLSNSLPG
- a CDS encoding NAD-dependent epimerase/dehydratase family protein, which produces MRVLLTGAAGFIGTRIRARLADAGHDVVAVDAMLPAAHGQDAQLPADVTRVDVRDAAAVAGVLEGVDVVCHQAAVVGAGVNAADAPSYASHNDLGTAVLLAEMFAAGCRRLVLASSMVVYGQGRFVCPEHGDVEPQPRRREDLDAGVFDHRCPVGGERVDWALVGEDAALRPRSLYAASKVAQEHFALAWSESTGGSVVALRYHNVYGPGMPRDTPYSGVAAIFRSALEAGDVPRVFEDGGQMRDFVHVDDIAAANVAAVEAGPDGFDAFNVCSGRPVSILDVATELCDARGDVAPVVTGQYRSGDVRHIVADPAKAERVLGFRAVIDPADGLTEFATAPLRGV
- a CDS encoding S-methyl-5'-thioadenosine phosphorylase; this translates as MLGVIGGSGFYSFFGPDARSVSLDTPYGAPSAAITVGTVGRHEVAFLPRHGVNHEFSPHTVPYRANMWALRALGVRRIFGPCAVGSLDPALGPGAMVVPDQLVDRTSARADTYFDSGGIHVGFADPYCPTLRDAVTGLPGVVDGGAMVVIQGPRFSTRAESRWFADQGFRLVNMTGYPEAVLARELEMCYAAIALVTDLDAGIESGQGVKAVDVFAEFERNLVPFKQLVHEAIDNVDSERTCTHCLPHNGVELPFDLP